The proteins below come from a single Lineus longissimus chromosome 5, tnLinLong1.2, whole genome shotgun sequence genomic window:
- the LOC135487854 gene encoding uncharacterized protein LOC135487854 — MYVDDLLESLDSVQKAISMITAVTQLTSRGGFRITGWLSNKREVLAAVSETERKHPTLDLDLDDLPVERALGVLWDIEKDVFRFRVLKPERPATKRGILSTISSLYDPIGFVCPVVLEAKRIMQVLWKMQIGWDDPLPEEVLTSWEQWKAELGALSGIEVLRCYTAGVEDEVKEITLHNFADASEDGYGVCAYLRFQFTDGSVRCAFLCARSRCAPIKPNTIPRLELKAATPSVKMYLTVKDEIDCHVSRVFFWSDSQTALQYIKNDTKRFHTYVANRVTEIREATDPGQWRHCPGVMNPADEASRGLSPDKLAKQQR; from the coding sequence ATGTACGTAGATGATTTGCTAGAGTCTCTGGATTCAGTCCAAAAGGCCATCAGCATGATAACAGCAGTGACACAGCTAACGAGCCGAGGAGGATTTAGAATAACTGGTTGGTTGAGCAACAAGAGAGAGGTATTGGCAGCTGTCTCAGAAACAGAGAGGAAGCATCCCACTCTAGATCTCGATCTTGATGATTTACCAGTTGAAAGAGCGCTGGGCGTCCTTTGGGACATTGAGAAGGACGTCTTTAGATTTCGAGTACTGAAACCTGAAAGACCAGCAACAAAACGAGGAATCCTTTCCACGATAAGTTCGCTCTACGATCCTATTGGATTTGTCTGCCCTGTGGTCCTGGAGGCCAAAAGGATCATGCAGGTCTTATGGAAAATGCAGATTGGCTGGGATGACCCACTACCCGAAGAGGTGCTGACAAGTTGGGAGCAGTGGAAGGCCGAGTTAGGTGCATTGTCGGGGATCGAGGTTCTTAGATGCTACACGGCTGGTGTTGAAGATGAAGTCAAGGAGATCACCCTTCACAACTTTGCAGATGCGTCTGAAGATGGTTATGGTGTGTGTGCTTACCTCAGGTTCCAGTTTACAGATGGCAGTGTTCGATGTGCGTTCCTGTGTGCTCGATCCCGATGTGCCCCAATCAAGCCAAACACGATCCCACGTTTAGAACTGAAAGCAGCTACACCATCCGTGAAGATGTACCTGACAGTCAAAGATGAGATAGACTGCCATGTCAGCAGAGTTTTCTTTTGGAGTGATTCACAGACTGCACTTCAATACATCAAGAATGACACCAAACGTTTCCACACGTATGTCGCCAATCGGGTTACGGAAATACGTGAGGCCACAGACCCAGGGCAATGGCGGCACTGCCCTGGTGTGATGAACCCAGCGGATGAAGCATCGCGAGGACTTAGCCCAGATAAGCTGGCAAAGCAGCAGCGTTAG